In Synechocystis sp. PCC 6714, the following are encoded in one genomic region:
- a CDS encoding Rpn family recombination-promoting nuclease/putative transposase: protein MFDNLCKFLAESFSEDYAAWLLGRPIKLTKLSPTELSLEPIRADSLILEQSEDLVLHLEFQTEPDPTMGFRMLDYRVRVYRRFPQKTMHQFVIYLKPSSNDLVYQDSFQVGETLHRYQVIRLWEQPSEAFLQSPGLLPLAVLTQTSDPALELREVVNVLEQIEDNRVKANLMAATSVFGGILLSPDIIKTILRSEIVKESAVYQEILREGEQRGLLKGKLEGKLEGKLEGRLEAKLETIPLLKKLGLTIAEIAKELDIDVELVNKFVANQNN, encoded by the coding sequence ATGTTTGACAATCTCTGCAAATTCCTGGCCGAATCCTTTTCTGAAGACTATGCCGCGTGGTTATTGGGACGACCAATCAAATTGACCAAGCTCAGTCCGACGGAACTATCCCTGGAGCCAATTCGGGCTGATTCTCTGATTTTGGAGCAATCGGAAGACTTGGTGTTGCACCTGGAATTCCAAACGGAACCCGACCCCACCATGGGCTTTCGGATGTTGGACTATCGGGTGAGGGTTTACCGCCGTTTCCCCCAGAAGACGATGCACCAATTTGTCATCTACTTGAAACCCAGTAGTAATGACTTGGTTTATCAGGACAGTTTTCAAGTGGGGGAGACTTTGCACCGTTATCAAGTGATTCGGCTCTGGGAGCAACCATCGGAAGCATTTCTCCAAAGTCCAGGGTTGTTGCCCCTAGCAGTATTGACGCAGACCTCTGACCCCGCATTAGAATTGAGGGAAGTGGTGAATGTGCTGGAACAGATTGAGGATAATCGAGTTAAGGCCAATCTTATGGCAGCAACTTCTGTTTTTGGAGGAATTCTGCTGTCGCCTGACATTATCAAGACAATTTTAAGGAGTGAAATTGTGAAGGAATCCGCGGTTTATCAAGAAATCTTACGGGAAGGGGAACAACGAGGCTTACTCAAAGGCAAACTAGAGGGGAAATTAGAGGGCAAACTAGAAGGTAGGCTGGAGGCGAAATTAGAAACCATACCCCTGCTGAAAAAATTAGGTCTTACAATTGCCGAAATTGCTAAGGAGTTAGACATTGACGTTGAACTGGTTAATAAATTCGTTGCTAACCAAAATAATTGA